One genomic segment of Chitinophaga sancti includes these proteins:
- a CDS encoding MgtC/SapB family protein, with protein MENVFFQLIELPTILKVVVSCLTGALLGMEREFHHKAAGMRTLTLICVGSTLFTILSVELGMPGSPDRVASNILTGVGFIGAGVIFKGTYSIDGITTAATIWIAAALGIGVGMGHYTLVTIALILVLIVLQGLKVIEKWISKVQQKKTVSISFDTSQTKDLDFLSIFKRFNMIHKHLMVSRSQNIVENRFEIKGNPADMKEMSHYLQNNPDICQFEMQTNPL; from the coding sequence ATGGAAAACGTTTTCTTTCAATTAATTGAATTACCTACGATACTCAAAGTAGTAGTTTCCTGTCTCACAGGAGCCCTTTTGGGCATGGAGCGGGAATTTCATCACAAGGCGGCAGGCATGCGTACCCTTACACTGATTTGTGTGGGAAGCACCCTGTTTACCATACTTTCGGTAGAATTGGGGATGCCCGGAAGTCCGGACCGGGTGGCTTCCAATATTCTCACAGGTGTCGGTTTTATCGGGGCGGGAGTTATTTTTAAAGGCACTTACAGTATTGATGGTATTACAACCGCTGCTACCATCTGGATAGCTGCCGCGCTGGGAATCGGGGTGGGCATGGGTCACTATACTTTGGTGACAATAGCACTCATATTGGTGCTGATCGTTCTACAAGGGTTGAAAGTGATTGAAAAATGGATCTCGAAGGTACAGCAGAAGAAAACGGTTTCCATCTCCTTTGATACTTCTCAGACTAAGGACCTTGATTTCCTGTCCATCTTTAAGCGTTTTAATATGATTCACAAGCATTTGATGGTGTCTCGCTCTCAAAACATCGTTGAAAACAGGTTTGAAATCAAAGGTAATCCGGCTGATATGAAAGAAATGAGTCATTACCTTCAGAATAATCCCGACATTTGTCAATTCGAAATGCAAACAAATCCATTGTAG
- a CDS encoding decaprenyl-phosphate phosphoribosyltransferase translates to MQYLKLLRPSHWAKNLFLYIPLFFAGEIFDYAKVVEVLLGFFAFSLIASSIYIINDYNDVEADRRHPVKCKRPIASGAVSKPMALVFFVLCLLIGGLLAWYVKPKFLFVTGIYFIINLLYSFGLKNISILDILILSIGFVLRVKAGGVAANVAVSEWLMIMVFLLALFMAVAKRRDDVLIKTSTGQEMRKAAAGYNLDFMNVMLSLVSAVIIVAYLMYTMAPETMIRFKTYRLYYTCLFVIGGLLRYLQITYVENNTGSPTKILYKDRFIQLTILLWVLSFYVLIYLPTNKSFFE, encoded by the coding sequence GTGCAATATTTAAAATTATTAAGACCCTCCCATTGGGCAAAAAATCTGTTTTTATACATACCCCTTTTCTTTGCTGGCGAAATATTCGACTATGCCAAAGTTGTCGAAGTACTCCTCGGTTTCTTTGCATTTAGTCTCATCGCCAGTAGCATTTATATTATCAATGATTATAATGATGTGGAGGCCGATCGTCGCCATCCTGTCAAGTGCAAACGCCCGATTGCATCAGGTGCTGTCTCCAAACCAATGGCGCTCGTATTCTTTGTACTTTGTCTGCTGATCGGCGGTTTATTAGCCTGGTATGTGAAACCCAAATTCCTGTTTGTAACAGGCATTTACTTCATTATCAACCTGCTATATTCCTTCGGATTAAAAAACATCAGTATCCTCGACATCCTGATCTTATCCATCGGCTTTGTATTGCGTGTCAAGGCAGGCGGGGTGGCTGCCAATGTAGCGGTATCTGAATGGCTCATGATCATGGTTTTCCTGCTGGCACTCTTTATGGCCGTAGCCAAGCGCCGCGACGATGTGCTGATCAAAACCAGCACCGGCCAGGAAATGCGAAAAGCCGCCGCCGGCTATAACCTTGACTTCATGAACGTCATGCTGTCATTGGTTTCTGCCGTGATCATCGTGGCTTACCTCATGTATACCATGGCACCAGAAACCATGATCCGCTTCAAGACATATCGCCTTTACTATACCTGCCTGTTCGTAATTGGCGGATTATTACGATATTTGCAAATAACATACGTAGAGAACAATACAGGTTCTCCCACCAAAATCCTATATAAAGACCGTTTCATACAATTAACCATACTCCTGTGGGTGCTGAGTTTTTATGTGCTTATTTATTTACCCACTAACAAAAGTTTTTTTGAGTAA
- a CDS encoding putative DNA modification/repair radical SAM protein, with product MQERVHEKLSILADAAKYDVSCASSGSDRKNTNKGLGNAHPGMGICHSYTPDGRCISLLKMLLTNYCIYDCAYCVSRKSNDIKRAAFTVQEVVDLTINFYRRNYIEGLFLSSGIFKNPDYTMERMVRIAKDLRTIHKFNGYIHLKAIPGASDELMKEAGMYADRLSVNLELPTEEGLKLLAPEKKRADMIQPMNFLKNEIIRLDDERKVLKKVPTFVPAGQSTQVIVGAGKETDKDIVHLASRFYQQFRLKRVYYSGYVPISNDARLPGLQSQVPMMRENRLYQADWLMRFYGFNAQELLNDTHPYLDTEIDPKLSWALRNLHYFPIDINTADKMLIARIPGIGMNSVNKIIAARSFSALGWDQLQQIGVQLNRAKYFITCKKGAMEKKDYTSEQIRRQILHQSHSKYQKLHTPQLSLF from the coding sequence ATGCAGGAAAGAGTTCACGAAAAGCTATCCATACTGGCGGACGCTGCCAAATACGATGTAAGTTGTGCAAGCAGTGGCAGCGACCGGAAAAATACAAACAAAGGACTAGGCAACGCCCATCCGGGTATGGGTATTTGCCATTCTTATACACCCGATGGGCGATGTATCTCTCTCTTAAAGATGCTGTTAACCAATTACTGCATTTACGATTGTGCCTATTGCGTATCCCGCAAGAGCAACGATATTAAAAGGGCAGCTTTTACTGTACAGGAGGTCGTGGATCTGACGATCAATTTTTACCGAAGGAATTATATAGAAGGGCTTTTCCTCAGTTCGGGGATATTTAAAAACCCGGATTATACGATGGAACGCATGGTGAGGATTGCTAAAGACCTGAGAACCATACACAAGTTCAATGGCTACATCCATCTCAAAGCCATTCCCGGTGCTAGCGATGAACTGATGAAGGAAGCCGGTATGTATGCAGACCGGTTGAGTGTCAACCTGGAACTACCTACTGAGGAAGGACTAAAATTATTAGCACCGGAGAAAAAGCGGGCGGATATGATCCAGCCCATGAACTTTCTTAAAAATGAAATTATCCGGCTGGATGATGAAAGGAAGGTGTTAAAAAAGGTACCCACCTTTGTACCTGCAGGCCAAAGTACACAGGTCATAGTGGGAGCAGGGAAGGAAACGGATAAGGATATCGTACACCTGGCCTCCCGGTTCTACCAGCAGTTCAGGTTGAAGCGGGTGTATTATTCCGGTTATGTACCCATCAGTAACGATGCCCGCTTACCGGGTTTGCAAAGTCAGGTACCCATGATGAGGGAGAACCGGTTATACCAGGCGGACTGGCTAATGCGGTTCTATGGATTCAATGCACAGGAGTTACTAAATGATACCCATCCTTACCTTGATACCGAGATTGACCCGAAATTATCCTGGGCATTGCGGAACCTTCACTATTTCCCGATAGATATCAATACGGCCGATAAAATGCTGATCGCCAGAATTCCGGGTATAGGTATGAACAGCGTGAACAAGATCATCGCCGCGCGTAGTTTCAGTGCCCTGGGTTGGGATCAGTTACAGCAAATAGGGGTTCAATTAAACCGTGCTAAGTACTTCATTACGTGTAAGAAAGGTGCGATGGAAAAGAAGGATTATACTTCCGAACAGATCCGGCGACAGATCCTGCACCAGTCACATAGCAAGTACCAAAAACTACATACTCCTCAACTTTCTTTATTCTGA
- a CDS encoding DUF763 domain-containing protein: MSRAYADLPLHYGSVPPWLAARMSLLGGAIIETIVADYGKAEVLRRLSDPCWFQALGCVLGMDWHSSGITTSVMGALKKALNPKAHELGIYICGGKGKHSRATPQELLIIADKTGLPGHELVRHSKLAAKVDNTAMQDGFQLYLHSFIVSSEGDWAVVQQGMNDGNGMARRYHWHSATVRNFTETPHSFIYGKNQGLILNLTDKAAMPTKDGLIELVKTSPEQLLPEIRKLTMPSHHDVRAENVDLKRLGAVLAVAHERQVMDFETLLLMEGVGPRTLQSLTLVSEVIHGTPSRFSDPARFSFAHGGKDGHPFPVPVNVYDETISVMREAVNKAKIGQNDKQDAIRKLSVLSQQLEKDFIPNERFDEVVERERKDSWRHGGRTIFGKEKPPPKNNQLSLFD, translated from the coding sequence ATGTCACGTGCGTATGCGGATCTACCTTTACATTACGGGTCAGTGCCACCCTGGCTGGCAGCCAGAATGAGCCTGCTGGGTGGGGCTATTATTGAAACGATTGTCGCTGACTATGGTAAGGCGGAAGTACTGAGACGATTGAGCGATCCCTGCTGGTTTCAGGCATTGGGATGTGTATTGGGAATGGACTGGCATTCTTCAGGCATCACGACATCCGTGATGGGAGCTTTGAAAAAGGCATTAAACCCTAAGGCGCATGAACTGGGGATATATATATGTGGTGGCAAAGGAAAGCATTCCCGGGCCACACCGCAGGAGCTGCTCATTATTGCAGACAAAACCGGTTTACCAGGCCATGAGTTGGTAAGACATAGTAAGCTGGCAGCCAAAGTAGATAATACGGCTATGCAGGATGGCTTTCAATTATATCTCCACTCCTTTATTGTTTCAAGTGAAGGAGATTGGGCGGTGGTGCAGCAAGGGATGAATGATGGCAATGGCATGGCGCGTAGGTACCACTGGCATTCGGCAACGGTGCGCAATTTTACAGAGACCCCGCATTCCTTTATATATGGTAAGAACCAGGGGCTGATTTTGAACCTGACTGACAAGGCGGCTATGCCAACGAAGGATGGGCTCATCGAACTGGTAAAGACTTCTCCTGAACAACTATTGCCGGAGATCCGGAAGCTCACCATGCCTTCGCACCATGATGTGCGGGCAGAAAATGTGGATCTGAAAAGGTTAGGTGCCGTGCTGGCGGTGGCCCATGAAAGACAGGTGATGGATTTTGAGACACTGTTACTGATGGAAGGCGTGGGTCCGAGAACATTGCAATCGCTGACTTTGGTGAGTGAGGTGATACATGGTACCCCTTCAAGGTTTTCTGACCCGGCAAGGTTTTCTTTTGCTCATGGAGGAAAGGATGGACATCCGTTTCCCGTGCCGGTGAATGTGTATGATGAAACGATCAGTGTGATGCGGGAGGCGGTGAATAAGGCGAAGATTGGCCAGAATGATAAGCAGGATGCGATCAGGAAGTTGTCGGTATTGTCACAGCAATTGGAAAAGGATTTTATACCGAACGAGCGGTTTGATGAGGTAGTTGAGCGGGAGCGGAAAGATTCATGGAGACATGGAGGGAGAACGATATTTGGAAAGGAGAAACCGCCCCCCAAAAACAACCAGTTGAGTTTATTTGATTAA
- a CDS encoding acyl-CoA thioesterase, which yields MTDTISNTVTLRFLAEPSDVNFGGKVHGGAVMKWIDQAGYACAANWSGQYCVTVYVGGIRFIRPIQIGDMVEINATVIYTGNTSMHIAINVSAGNPRQHDRIKTTHCVMVFAAVDDHGKTVPVPKWHPETPAALEMEAYAKKLMALRMNIEEEMKPYL from the coding sequence ATGACAGATACAATCAGTAACACAGTGACCCTGCGTTTCCTCGCAGAGCCATCGGATGTTAATTTCGGCGGAAAGGTTCACGGGGGCGCCGTGATGAAATGGATTGACCAGGCAGGATATGCATGTGCAGCTAATTGGAGCGGTCAGTATTGTGTGACCGTGTATGTTGGGGGTATTCGTTTTATCCGTCCTATCCAGATTGGCGACATGGTAGAAATCAATGCTACTGTGATCTACACCGGCAACACCAGTATGCACATCGCCATCAACGTGTCCGCAGGCAATCCCCGCCAGCATGACAGGATCAAAACAACCCACTGTGTAATGGTGTTCGCTGCCGTTGATGATCACGGCAAGACGGTTCCGGTACCCAAATGGCATCCCGAAACGCCTGCCGCACTTGAAATGGAAGCTTATGCTAAAAAGCTCATGGCATTGAGAATGAATATTGAAGAAGAGATGAAGCCTTATCTCTGA
- a CDS encoding FAD-binding oxidoreductase encodes MEKRLANWGNYPVISCDETTFTQVDQVEDMISSHSSIIARGNGRCYGDASLATNSISTLKFDKVLQFDTETGVFECQSGITLDQILRIVVPEGWFLPVTPGTKFITVGGAVASDVHGKNHHAEGSFSNHIIDMDVITGKKETLTCSKDKLPDLFWATCGGMGLTGIITRVKFGLKKIETAYIKQKQIKARNLDELIRLFEEYNQYTYSMAWIDCLQKGDSFGRGILIVGEHATKEELNAQQQAAPLNLPEKRPLTVPFNFPSFALNTLTVKAFNWLYYAKNTKREINNVIPYEPFFYPLDAILHWNRGYGKAGFVQYQFVLPLDKKEGLVEILKRISDAGLGSFLAVLKVFGHQDDLISFPRQGYTLALDFPVRKGLFAFLDELDAVVLQYGGRLYLSKDARMKKEVFWQSYPNAQRFAEIVKAYNGDNIFHSVQSERLGIN; translated from the coding sequence ATGGAAAAACGGTTAGCAAACTGGGGCAACTACCCCGTCATCTCCTGCGATGAGACAACATTTACGCAGGTAGATCAGGTTGAGGACATGATTTCCTCACATTCTTCCATCATTGCCCGCGGCAACGGCCGCTGCTATGGTGACGCCTCGCTGGCTACTAATAGTATTTCCACTCTTAAGTTTGACAAGGTGTTGCAGTTCGATACTGAGACCGGCGTCTTTGAATGCCAGTCGGGTATCACTTTAGACCAGATCCTCCGGATCGTGGTGCCTGAAGGCTGGTTCCTCCCTGTCACTCCCGGTACAAAGTTTATTACCGTAGGTGGTGCTGTAGCTTCCGATGTTCATGGTAAGAACCATCATGCGGAAGGCTCGTTCTCGAACCACATCATCGATATGGACGTTATCACTGGTAAAAAGGAAACCCTTACCTGCTCGAAAGACAAATTGCCCGACCTGTTCTGGGCTACCTGCGGCGGTATGGGACTAACCGGCATTATTACCCGTGTGAAATTCGGCCTCAAGAAAATTGAAACTGCATATATCAAACAGAAGCAGATCAAAGCCAGAAACCTGGACGAATTGATCCGCCTCTTTGAAGAATATAACCAGTATACCTACAGCATGGCCTGGATCGATTGCCTGCAAAAAGGCGATAGTTTTGGCCGTGGTATACTCATCGTAGGTGAACATGCTACTAAGGAGGAACTGAATGCCCAACAACAGGCAGCCCCTTTGAACCTGCCTGAAAAACGCCCCCTGACAGTTCCGTTCAATTTCCCATCGTTTGCCCTCAACACATTGACGGTGAAGGCCTTCAACTGGCTGTATTATGCAAAGAATACCAAAAGGGAGATCAACAATGTGATCCCTTACGAACCATTCTTCTACCCGCTGGATGCAATTTTGCACTGGAACCGTGGCTATGGCAAAGCTGGTTTTGTACAATACCAGTTCGTGCTGCCATTGGATAAGAAGGAAGGTCTCGTGGAAATTCTGAAGCGCATCAGCGATGCCGGATTGGGTTCTTTCCTGGCGGTACTGAAAGTATTTGGTCACCAGGACGATCTGATCTCATTCCCAAGACAAGGGTATACCCTGGCGCTGGACTTCCCGGTACGCAAAGGACTCTTTGCTTTCCTGGATGAACTGGATGCTGTGGTGCTCCAATACGGTGGAAGGTTGTACCTTTCCAAAGATGCCCGGATGAAGAAAGAAGTATTCTGGCAGAGTTATCCCAATGCACAGCGATTTGCAGAAATTGTAAAAGCTTACAACGGTGATAATATTTTCCATTCTGTACAGTCTGAACGACTGGGTATCAATTGA
- a CDS encoding SDR family oxidoreductase: protein MPTALILGAGSDMAVAIARQYAGGKYDLQLAARNVDSLYPLQQDLQIRYHIKVESYAFDATDFDSHAAFYAGLPVKPDITICVYGYLGEQVKAQSNWSEAARIIHTNFTGAVSILNIVADDYAATGAGTIVGISSVAGERGRQSNYIYGSSKAGFTTYLSGLRNRLFHKGVHVLTVKPGFVYTRMTEHLKMPPLLTAQPDAVAKDVYKAAAKKKNVLYTKWFWRYIMLIIKSIPEGIFKKLKL, encoded by the coding sequence ATGCCTACTGCACTCATATTGGGCGCGGGGTCTGACATGGCCGTAGCTATTGCCAGACAGTATGCCGGCGGGAAATACGATCTCCAGCTGGCCGCCCGAAACGTTGATTCCCTCTACCCGTTACAACAGGATCTACAAATTCGCTATCATATCAAGGTCGAAAGCTATGCATTCGATGCGACGGATTTTGATAGTCATGCTGCTTTTTATGCGGGGCTGCCCGTTAAACCGGATATCACGATCTGCGTGTACGGCTACCTCGGCGAACAGGTAAAGGCACAATCCAATTGGTCAGAAGCGGCCCGTATTATTCATACCAATTTCACCGGGGCGGTGTCTATCTTAAATATAGTGGCGGACGATTATGCTGCAACAGGTGCGGGTACCATCGTGGGTATCAGTTCTGTAGCAGGCGAACGTGGTCGTCAGAGCAATTATATTTATGGTAGTTCCAAGGCGGGTTTCACCACTTACCTCAGTGGCTTGCGCAACCGGCTCTTTCACAAGGGCGTGCACGTGCTCACTGTAAAACCGGGGTTTGTGTATACCCGTATGACGGAACACCTGAAGATGCCGCCATTGCTGACGGCACAGCCAGATGCTGTAGCAAAAGATGTATATAAGGCCGCTGCCAAAAAGAAAAATGTTCTTTACACAAAGTGGTTCTGGCGATATATCATGCTCATCATCAAGTCGATACCGGAAGGCATTTTTAAAAAACTAAAATTATAA
- a CDS encoding HAD family hydrolase — MKPSIAFFDFDGTITTKDTLFEIIRFHKGSAALNIGMALLSPALVAFKMKLISTQRMKEMVFRFFFGGTQVDTFRDKCAAFCAEKLPELVKQNALQAIRQHLLQGHQVAVVTASAEEWVEPWCSSLGIVCIGTRLEVRNALITGKIHGLNCNGPEKVERIKQTFDLNGYDDIYAYGDTNGDKPMLGMAKYGYFRKF; from the coding sequence ATGAAGCCATCCATCGCATTTTTTGATTTTGATGGGACGATCACAACAAAGGATACGCTCTTTGAGATCATCCGTTTTCATAAAGGTAGTGCTGCTTTGAATATTGGAATGGCCCTGCTCTCCCCTGCCCTAGTGGCTTTTAAGATGAAACTGATTTCCACTCAGCGAATGAAGGAAATGGTATTTCGGTTTTTCTTTGGAGGCACACAGGTAGATACTTTTCGGGATAAATGTGCAGCGTTTTGTGCAGAAAAATTGCCTGAGCTGGTAAAGCAGAATGCCCTGCAGGCCATTCGCCAACACCTGCTACAGGGACACCAGGTAGCAGTCGTGACAGCTTCAGCAGAGGAATGGGTGGAACCGTGGTGTAGCAGCCTGGGAATTGTTTGTATCGGTACCCGGCTAGAAGTACGCAATGCATTGATTACCGGAAAGATACATGGGTTGAATTGCAATGGCCCTGAAAAGGTGGAACGGATTAAGCAGACATTCGACCTGAATGGTTATGATGATATTTATGCTTATGGAGATACGAATGGCGATAAGCCGATGTTGGGGATGGCGAAGTATGGGTATTTCAGAAAGTTTTAA
- a CDS encoding ABC transporter ATP-binding protein, whose protein sequence is MEQHQDVKKASFKKTFRLYKYIRPYWPMFSVGMLLLFITSLSNLAFPRLLGDLVDNGTHTKDISAINHTGLWLIGLLLVQGILGYFRINIFVRVTERSLASLRQHVYNHLIRLPMSFFLNRRVGELGSRISSDISLLQETFTTTVAEFIRQIIIIVGGIVLLVHTSAQLTVLMLGTLPVIVILAWLFGRVVRKYSKQAQSQVAEANTIVEETLQGILNVKAFANEFFEMRRYRHKTSEVAKTGIKTGTYRGAFAAFMILGVFGAIVAVIWRGAVLIAMGNLQPGLLISFVLYSTFIGASVAGLAEVYATIQKTLGATEHLLEILDEPAEPITDSALISEKDHLNGEISFNHLAFRYPSRDDLNVLQDISFDIEADQQIALVGPSGAGKSTIASLLLRLYEPAGGSISFNGRDAADFPLSALRSQMAIVPQDVFLFGGTIRENIAYGKPEATPDEIIAAAKQANAWEFIQRFPEGLDTVVGERGIQLSGGQRQRIAIARAVLKDPRILILDEATSALDSESEKLVQDALEKLMRGRTSIVIAHRLATVRQADKIIVLDKGRIIEQGTHQELLMVDGGLYKTLSEMQFTH, encoded by the coding sequence ATGGAACAACACCAAGACGTTAAGAAAGCATCATTTAAAAAGACCTTTCGCTTATACAAATACATCAGGCCCTATTGGCCTATGTTCAGCGTAGGCATGTTATTATTATTTATTACCAGTTTATCGAACCTCGCATTTCCACGTTTATTGGGCGACCTGGTAGACAATGGTACTCACACGAAAGACATTTCGGCAATCAACCACACAGGACTTTGGCTCATCGGGTTACTTTTAGTGCAGGGCATCCTGGGTTATTTCAGGATCAACATTTTTGTCAGGGTCACGGAACGCTCGCTGGCTTCCCTCCGCCAGCATGTGTACAACCACCTGATCCGCCTGCCCATGAGTTTTTTCCTGAACCGCAGGGTGGGAGAGCTGGGCAGCCGTATTTCGTCTGACATCTCCCTGCTACAGGAGACGTTTACCACCACCGTCGCCGAATTTATCCGGCAGATCATTATAATAGTAGGAGGTATTGTATTGCTGGTACATACTTCTGCACAACTGACGGTGTTGATGCTGGGCACCCTGCCGGTAATTGTGATCCTGGCCTGGTTGTTTGGCCGGGTGGTACGCAAATATTCCAAACAGGCACAGAGCCAGGTAGCAGAAGCGAATACCATCGTGGAAGAAACCCTGCAGGGGATATTGAATGTGAAGGCATTCGCCAATGAGTTTTTTGAAATGCGGCGGTACCGGCACAAAACTTCTGAAGTAGCAAAAACCGGTATTAAGACAGGTACTTACCGGGGCGCATTTGCCGCCTTTATGATCCTGGGTGTATTTGGAGCAATCGTAGCGGTGATCTGGAGAGGTGCGGTATTAATTGCAATGGGTAACCTGCAACCAGGATTACTGATCTCCTTTGTTTTGTACTCTACTTTTATTGGTGCATCTGTAGCCGGACTGGCCGAAGTATATGCCACCATTCAAAAGACCCTGGGTGCTACCGAACACCTGCTGGAAATTCTCGACGAACCGGCAGAACCCATTACGGATAGTGCGCTGATCTCTGAAAAAGATCACCTGAATGGGGAGATCTCTTTCAATCACCTCGCTTTTCGCTACCCCTCCAGGGACGACCTGAATGTATTGCAGGATATCTCTTTCGACATCGAAGCCGACCAGCAAATAGCTTTGGTAGGTCCAAGTGGAGCAGGCAAGAGTACGATCGCCTCTTTATTATTAAGATTGTATGAACCGGCAGGCGGCAGTATCTCATTCAATGGCCGTGATGCGGCAGACTTCCCCTTGTCTGCATTGAGGAGCCAGATGGCTATCGTACCACAGGATGTATTTCTCTTTGGCGGCACCATTCGCGAAAACATCGCTTATGGCAAACCGGAGGCCACCCCGGACGAAATCATTGCTGCGGCAAAACAAGCTAACGCGTGGGAATTTATACAGCGCTTTCCGGAAGGACTGGATACCGTAGTCGGTGAGAGAGGTATACAATTGTCCGGCGGACAGCGGCAAAGGATTGCCATAGCCCGGGCTGTGCTGAAAGATCCAAGGATCCTGATACTGGACGAAGCCACGTCTGCACTGGATTCTGAGTCAGAAAAGCTGGTGCAGGATGCACTCGAAAAACTGATGCGTGGTCGGACTTCTATAGTGATCGCTCATAGGTTGGCGACTGTACGCCAGGCAGATAAGATTATCGTGCTGGATAAAGGCCGCATTATAGAGCAGGGTACACACCAGGAATTGCTCATGGTAGATGGGGGATTGTATAAAACCCTGAGTGAGATGCAGTTTACCCATTGA
- a CDS encoding acyl-CoA desaturase: MTAILIFFFAHWFLSLFFHTFFLHRYASHQMYTTSKFWEKVFYFSTWFFQGSSYLVPRAYGVMHRMHHEFSDTEEDPHSPHFFKDVWAMMVHTREMYNDFLNGKRVASEEFTKDPLPVWNAMDKFGDNNITRLAWIGIYIGYYVAFAPSFWWYLLLPIHFLMGPVQGAVVNWCGHKYGYHSFDNGDHSRNTSPWGILLLGELFQNNHHKYKDSPNFAKKWFELDPTYPVMRLMHWVGIIKIKSREAKVVSMKAAA, translated from the coding sequence ATGACGGCGATATTGATATTTTTCTTCGCGCACTGGTTCCTGTCGCTTTTCTTCCATACCTTTTTCCTGCACAGGTATGCATCCCACCAGATGTATACGACAAGTAAGTTCTGGGAAAAAGTATTCTATTTTTCTACCTGGTTTTTCCAGGGAAGTTCTTACCTGGTACCCCGTGCGTATGGTGTGATGCACAGAATGCATCATGAGTTTAGTGATACGGAGGAAGATCCGCATTCACCACACTTCTTCAAAGATGTTTGGGCTATGATGGTGCATACACGTGAAATGTATAATGATTTTCTGAACGGAAAGCGGGTAGCTAGTGAAGAGTTTACCAAAGATCCGCTGCCTGTGTGGAATGCGATGGATAAATTCGGTGATAATAACATTACCCGTTTGGCCTGGATAGGTATATATATTGGATATTATGTAGCGTTTGCACCCAGTTTCTGGTGGTATTTGTTACTCCCTATTCATTTCCTGATGGGTCCTGTACAGGGCGCGGTAGTGAACTGGTGTGGTCATAAATATGGTTATCACAGTTTTGATAATGGGGATCATTCAAGAAATACTTCTCCATGGGGTATCCTGTTGTTAGGTGAGTTGTTCCAGAATAACCACCATAAGTATAAGGATAGTCCGAACTTTGCAAAGAAGTGGTTTGAGTTGGATCCAACTTATCCGGTGATGAGATTGATGCATTGGGTGGGGATTATTAAGATCAAATCCAGAGAAGCTAAGGTGGTGAGTATGAAGGCTGCGGCTTAA
- a CDS encoding TIGR03915 family putative DNA repair protein gives MEIYLYDGSFEGFLTAVFDSYKKQGVIRKENTFVPDMFATTISVQTDLEKADRVWMGLSKKLSADGLHQFFAAFLSEMEVIEDQLLNYVRYVFENQLSIEHDFGNAFVLFVAQTARKVHREKHRMEAFVRFQLTKDGIYFSLVAPDYNVLPLIIRHFKERYADQRWMIYDRVRNYGIYYDLEKVDTVWMEMDKQEGIWDPNENDYQALWQTYYKGANIAGRVNRKLQLQHMPKRYWKYLPELR, from the coding sequence ATGGAGATTTATCTATATGATGGTTCGTTTGAAGGGTTCTTAACGGCCGTGTTCGATAGTTATAAAAAACAGGGGGTGATCAGGAAGGAAAATACCTTCGTCCCGGACATGTTTGCGACCACCATTTCAGTACAAACTGACCTGGAAAAGGCCGATCGGGTTTGGATGGGCCTTAGCAAAAAACTATCAGCCGATGGTTTACACCAGTTTTTTGCTGCATTTCTCTCAGAAATGGAGGTTATTGAAGATCAATTGTTAAACTATGTTCGTTATGTATTTGAAAACCAGTTGTCTATAGAGCATGATTTTGGTAATGCTTTTGTGCTCTTTGTTGCCCAGACGGCTCGCAAGGTCCATAGAGAGAAGCATCGAATGGAGGCATTTGTACGGTTTCAATTGACGAAAGATGGTATTTATTTCAGCCTGGTCGCCCCGGACTATAATGTGCTTCCTTTGATCATCCGGCACTTTAAAGAGCGATATGCAGATCAGCGTTGGATGATTTATGACAGGGTGAGGAACTATGGAATTTACTATGATCTGGAGAAGGTGGATACTGTTTGGATGGAGATGGATAAACAGGAGGGGATTTGGGATCCGAATGAAAATGACTACCAGGCATTGTGGCAGACCTATTATAAAGGGGCAAATATAGCGGGTAGGGTAAATAGGAAATTGCAGTTACAGCATATGCCTAAAAGGTATTGGAAGTATCTGCCGGAATTGAGGTAG